The window ACCCTCTAGAGCCTCTAGATTTATATCTGTCTCTTTCACTGACACAACTCTTTTAATGTATTGCTTGGTGATATTATTGTTTTGAAGTCTATATAAATTGTTCTGTTCAATCCAACGACCTGTTTTAAAAATAATAAGCTTTATAAGTTCTGCTCCCCCTCCTTGAGTAGGACTATTAACAACCTTGTTTAAGCCTTTCCATTTAAAATTAGGGTCGTCTAGTTCAAATAGCCACATAGGTCTCTTTAAAAAGGTCTGAACATAAAGGTTATCTTCTGCAAACATCGTAAGCCTGTCTGAATAGTTTTTAAAGACTCTTAGACTTCTAAAAAAGTTATCATATAGTCTTTTAGACTCTTTCTCTGAGCAGTTAAGTTGGTTTTTTATTACATTAGGACTACCTCTATAAGCTAAAGCTAGACCTAGAACTTTCCCGACACCTCGC of the Thiovulum sp. ES genome contains:
- a CDS encoding DNA polymerase I family protein with 3'-5'-exonuclease and polymerase domains (PFAM: DNA polymerase family A); protein product: KDIAEILADIPFTKVEEPLLKAGDFHIANTQAFYGNQLTDIYEDYISSTDSDRKKSLKAEIKSKRGVGKVLGLALAYRGSPNVIKNQLNCSEKESKRLYDNFFRSLRVFKNYSDRLTMFAEDNLYVQTFLKRPMWLFELDDPNFKWKGLNKVVNSPTQGGGAELIKLIIFKTGRWIEQNNLYRLQNNNITKQYIKRVVSVKETDINLEALEGSLEKLEKGNTLVLILAQDGSVVSQWDSLVTMNKSTMVEFNLKLEF